The following proteins come from a genomic window of Salvia hispanica cultivar TCC Black 2014 chromosome 4, UniMelb_Shisp_WGS_1.0, whole genome shotgun sequence:
- the LOC125222637 gene encoding vesicle-associated membrane protein 727-like — protein MVPKGLIYSFVAKGTVVLAEHTPYSGNFSTIAVQCLQKLPSNSSKYTYSCDGHTFNFLLDSGFVFLVVADESMGRSIPFVFLERVKDDFKQRYGASIKSDDPHPLADDEDEDDLLFEDRFSIAYNLDREFGPQLKEHMQYCMNHPEEMNKLSKLKAQITEVKGIMMDNIEKVLDRGEKIEILVDKTDNLQFQADSFQRQGRQLRRQMWLQNIRMKAMIAGAVIVLLCLLWLMFR, from the exons ATGGTTCCGAAGGGCTTGATTTATAGCTTCGTTGCCAAAGGGACTGTCGTGCTAGCAGAGCACACTCCTTACTCTGGAAACTTCAGCACAATTGCCGTTCAGTGCTTGCAAAAGCTTCCTTCTAACAGCAGCAAGTACACGTACTCGTGTGATGGTCACACTTTCAATTTCCTTCTCGATAGTGGATTTG TGTTTCTAGTTGTTGCAGATGAATCGATGGGAAGAAGCATACCTTTCGTATTTTTGGAGAGAGTGAAGGATGACTTCAAGCAGCGCTATGGTGCTAGCATCAAGAGTGATGATCCACACCCTTTAGccgatgatgaagatgaagatgaccTGTTGTTTGAAGACCGGTTTAGCATTGCATACAATCTTGATCGAGAATTTGG ACCACAGCTCAAGGAGCACATGCAGTATTGTATGAATCATCCAGAGGAAATGAACAAGCTGTCCAAACTGAAGGCTCAAATAACAGAGGTCAAAGGGATAATGATGGACAACATCGAGAAG GTTTTGGATCGTggtgaaaaaattgaaatattagtGGATAAAACTGATAACCTTCAGTTCCAG GCTGACAGCTTCCAAAGGCAAGGGAGGCAGTTGCGTCGGCAAATGTGGCTGCAAAATATCCGCATGAAGGCGATGATTGCAGGAGCCGTAATTGTTCTTCTCTGCCTTCTCTGGCTTATGTTTCGTTGA